In the genome of bacterium, the window TTCGGATACGTCCTCAATAGACTCTCTCAGGTGGTCACCTATTTGAAGCATTCTCACGAGTTGTCGAGGTAGGCGGTGACGGTGAAGTCCATACTGGAGCGCAAGAATCACTAGCCCGCCCAGACTCAATAGACCAGATAACCAAAAGTGCCCGAGTTCTCCGCCGAGGCTTTGCGGGTGCGCGAACACGCTCTGCCCAATGTATCGAAAAGCCAGTGACGCAAGCAGCAACGCGACGGCGACGATTCCCCACGGGTCCAGTTCGGGCAGGATCGCGATGTGCATGTCGATCCGCTGGGCCAGGAACTCGCGGCGGCGGCGGCTAACGGTTTGCTCACGAAGACGGGGTCGGCGGGATCGTGGCGATCGTTCAGAAACGTGGGTAAATATGGTGGAGCTGGAGGGAATTGAACCCTCGACCTCCTCTACGCCAAAGAGGCGCTCTCCCGCTGAGCTACAGCCCCACGTGATCCAACGCCGACGCCGTGCGGAACCTCCGTATTATATCGGACGGTGAGCCCCAGGTCCATATCGGATTCGGCGGCGGTTCGACGTCAGGCTCGCGCGTCCGGCTAGCGTTCGACGACCGGCGCGTCCCCCCAAAGCCGCTCGAGGTTGTAGAACTCTCGCTCGCGCGGCTCAAAAATATGGACGACGACGTCGCCGAAGTCAAGCAGCACCCAGCGCCCGTCGCGCCGGCCCTCCGCGCGGCGGGCGCGTTCGCCGGCGGCTTCGAGCGCCTCCTCGACCGCCTCGGTGATCGCCTTGATCTGCACCCGGTTGCTCCCGCTCCCGATCACGAAGAAGTCGGTCACCGGGCTGTGCTCCTGAAGATCAAGGACAAGAACGTCGCCCGCCAGCTTGGACTCGGCGGCGTCGGCCGCCAACAGCGCCTTTCGTCTTGCCTCCACTACCCGGCCCCCTTGGGGAGCGACGCGGGCGCTTCCACGTAGAGGTTGTGCTTCGCGATGTACTGCTCGACGGCTTCGGGCACGAGATAGGTGATCGGTCGGCCTTCGCGCACGCGGGCCCGGATGTCGGTGCTGCTGATCGCCATCGCCGGGATCTCCATCGTATGGATGTTGTGGAGATGCGGCCGGACGTGATGGTGGCTCGCCGACACCTGGGCGGGATCGAGGTAGTAGCCGGGGCGACTCGCGCCGATAAACCGGCACAATCGGAGCAACTGCTCCGCGTCCCGCCACTCACCGCGCAGGATCTGCCCGAGCGCGTCCGCGCCGGTGATGTAGTACAGTTCGTCGCTGGGGTGTTCGCGCCCGAGCTCGCGGATCGTGTCGATGGTGTAGGATGGTCCCGGCCGATCGATCTCCATGCGCGAGACCAAGAACCGCGGATTCGTGACGGTCGCGAGAAACGTCATGAGATACCGGTGCTCGGGTCCCGACACGTCGTGCGGGTCCTTGTGCGGAGGATGGCGGTTCGGCACAAAGATCACGAGGTCGAGCCCGAACTGCCACCGAGCCTCCCCCGCCGTGACCAAGTGTCCATAGTGCACGGGATCAAACGTCCCGCCCATGACCCCGACTCTGCTCACACGCACCTCTCACGTTCGTCGCCCGACATGCACCGACTCACGTCGCCGCGCCAGGTCCGGGGGGCGTGTTCTCGGCGACGCCCGCGGCTTCCTCCGCCCCGCGCGGCGGTGCGGCCTGGAGCCGCGACCGCACCGCGCGCAACAGCGCCGGCACACCTTCGCCGGTTGCGGCCGAGATCGAGACGACCTCGCGGCCCCGCGCCGCCATCGTCGCGGCGAATCGCTCCCACCGACCGCGCGCGTCCGGCAGATCCATCTTGTTGCCGGCCACGATCACCGGCCGCGTGGTCAGCTCGGGAGCGTGCAGCGCGAGTTCGCGCTCCACCGTCGCCACCGCGGCGTCGGGATCCGACCCGCTCAGATCCACCACGTGCACCAGCACGCGCGTGCGCGCGATGTGCCGCAGAAACTCGTGGCCGAGTCCCGCGCCTCGATGCGCACCCTCGATCAGCCCGGGGATGTCGGCGACAACGATGCCCGGTGCATCGGGCAGCGGTACGACCCCGAGCACGGGCTCGGTCGTGGTAAACGGGTAGTCGGCCACTTTGGGGCGCGCGGCCGAGATCCGCACGAGCAACGACGATTTGCCGGCGTTGGGCAGGCCCACGAGGCCCACGTCTGCGAGCAGGCGAAGCTCCAGCAACAGCCACCGCTCCTCGCCCGGCGTCCCCGGTTCGGCCTCGCGCGGCGCGCGGCGAGTCGACGTGGCGAAGTGTGTGTTGCCGCGCCCCCCCCGGCCGCCGTGGGCCACGATCACCTCCTGCCCGGGGGCGACGAGGTCGGCGAGCCGGTCGCCAGTGGCTTCGTCGACCACGATCGTGCCGGGGGCCACCGGGATCACGAGATCGCGCCCGGACCGTCCGGCGCGCGCGCTGCCCTCCCCGTGGGCGCCGCGGCCGGCCTTGAAGAGCCGGCGGTACCGGAACGACAACAACGTGTTCAGGTCGGTGTCGGCCCGGAGTGCGACGCTCCCGCCGCGGCCGCCGTCGCCGCCCGACGGTCCCCCCTTCGGCACGAACTTCTCCCGGCGGAACGCCACGCAACCGTTGCCGCCGTCTCCGGCCTTGACGAAGATCCGTGCGCGGTCAATGAACATGGGAAGAGGACGCAAAAGGGCCCCGGGCTCGTGGAGCCCGGGGCCCGCGCCGAAGCACCCCGCTACGCGTCGCCTGGATACACCGATACCTGACGGCCGTCGCGGCCGCGTCGCTCGAACCGCACGACGCCAGACGCGAGCGCGAACAACGTGTCGTCGCGCCCCAGCCCGACGTTGCGGCCCGGCAGGTACCGTGTCCCGTGCTGCCGGACGAGCACCGAGCCCGCGGACACCGTCTCGCCGGCGAACCGCTTGATGCCCAAGCGCTGGGCGTTGCTGTCGCGCCCGTTCCGGGAACTGCTACCACCCTTCTTATGTGCCATCTCAGGCCCCCTGCCCGCTCGTGATCCGCTCGACCCGCACCCGGCTGCGGGGTTGCCGATGCCCAACGCGCCGCCGGTAGTGCTTCTTCGGCCGGAACTTCCCCACGAGGAGCTTCCGCGTCCGCGAGTGCCCGAGCACGGTGACCGTCACCCCGGCGCCTGACACCTCCGGCGTGCCGCACGTCACCGTGTCGCCGTCCACCAGCATCAACACGCGCCCGAGCGTGACCTCGGCCCCAGGATCCGCGGGCACGCGGTCCAACTCGACGACCTGCCCCGCCTCCACCCGCACCTGCTTGCCACCCACATCGATTACCGCATACATGTGACGCCCCCACGTGTTTGCAACCCAAAAATGGTAGCATGCGCTCTTTGGAGTGTCAACGACCCGGGGTTCTGCCCACCCCCGCAGGGTTGGGTTCGGCATGCTCCCTGCGCCCGTCCCGAGGCAGCGGACGCCCGACCGGCGGCGCCGGCGGCACTCCACCGGCTCCGCCCAGGCGGCGCCACAGGCGCACGAACCATCCTCCCCCCGCCGACGCAGGCTCGCCGACGGCCCGGAGCACGGAGGACTCACGCGGCTCGTCGTCCGGCAGATCCAGCCCCTCGCCGTGGATCGGGTCCAGCCAGAACACCGGCCCGAGTTTCGCGCCCTGCCCGTTTGCCTCCGCCCGCTCCATCGCCGCGGCGCTCTCACCTTGCGCCACGGCGATGCGATCGAGGTGCATCCCGGGACGCGACCGCACGACGATCGTCTTGCCGCTCTCGCGACCGAGCGCCCGCAGCCACTCCGCGTCCTCCTCGAGCACGGCCGCCACGTCGGGATGTACGTACGCCATCAGCACCTTCGCCCGCGACGTCGAGGCCGCACGGCGCAACTCCCGGCGGGCGCGCACCCCCGCGCTCTGAGGGGACAGCACCCGACCCCGCCCTTCACAGTACGGACAGGGCATCCGCATCAGCTCCTCGAGATCCTGGTAGACGCGCTTCCGGGTGATCTCGACGAGCCCGAGTTGCGTGAGATCGATCACGTGGACCTTCGTGCGATCGGCGCGAACGGCCTCGGCGAGCGCCGCGAGCACACGGCGTCGATGCTTCTCGGCATCCATGTCGATGAAGTCAACCAGGATGATCCCCCCGATGTCACGGAGGCGGATCTGCCGGGCGATCTCCTGCGCGGCCTCGAGATTTGTCTTGAGGATCGTGCTCGCCAGGTCGGTCTTCCCGACGTACTTGCCCGTGTTCACGTCGATCACGGTCGCGGCCTCGGTCCGATCGAAGACGAGGTACCCGCCGCTGCGCAACCACACCTTCCGGTGCAGCGCCCGCTCGATCTCGCGCTCCACACCGTAGGCGTCGAAGATCGGCTCCGGCCCCCCATGAAACTGCACGCGCTCACGCAGTTCCGGCGCGAACGAGCCCACCAGGTCGCGGACCCGTTCGAACTCGAGCGGGGAGTCCACGACGAACCGGTCGACCTCCCCGGTGAACAGATCACGCACCACACGGCGGATCAGGCCGTGGTCCTGGTAGAGCACGGCCGGCGCGCGGCTGGCCGCGGCGCGCTCGGTGACTTTCGACCACAACTGTAACAGGAAGCGGACGTCGTCGGCGAGGTCCCGCTCGTCGACGCCCTCGGCCGCCGTCCGGACGATCAGGCCCATCCCTTCCGGGCGCAGCCGCTCCCCGATCGCCCGCAGACGCTTGCGCTCCTGTTCGTTCTCGATGCGACGGCTGACCCCGATCCCCGTGACGGTCGGCATCAGCACGAGGTAGTGGCCCGGCAGCGCCACGTAGGTCGTCGCACGCGCGCCCTTGCTCCCCCGCGGCTCCTTGGTCACCTGCACGAGGATCTCCTGGCCCACCCGCAGCCGCTCGGCGATCGGACCCCGTCCGATCTGATCCTCGAGATCCTCGCCGCCCTGTCCGTGCGCCTCGATCCGGTTCGACCGTACGTCTGCGACGTGGAGGAAGGCGTTCCGCTCGAGGCCGATGTCCACGAACGCCGCCTCCATGCCGGGCAGCACGCTCGCCACCCGCCCCTTGTACACGTTTCCCGCGAGCGGGTCACCCCGCTCGAGCAAGACGCCGGTCAGCACGCCGTCCTCAAGCACGGCGACGCGCACCTCAAACGGGTCCACGTTCGCGAGAATCTCCTTAGCCATCCCGTCCAAACTCCTTTGCTGCTAGAACCGAATCTTCTGGTGGCGCATCCCGATATTGAGGAGAAGCGCGGTCGCCCACAGCATCGTCATGAGGGCACTGCCGCCATAACTGATGAACGGAAGCGGGATCCCGGTGATCGGCATGATCCCGACCGTCATCCCAACGTTCACGAACACGTGAAAGGCGACCATCGAGACGATCCCCGCCGCGGCGAGCGCCCCGAACCGGTCGCGGGCCACCGCCGCGGTCCGCACGCCGCGCCAGAGCCACACGAGGAACAGCGTCAAGAGGAGCAGCGCGCCGACGAACCCCAGTTCCTCGCCGACCACGGAGAAGATGAAGTCCGTGTGGTGCTCCGGGACGAACTGCAGCACGTTCTGCGTCCCGGCGAACAGCCCCTTGCCCCAGGTCATCCCGCTGCCGACGGCAATCTTCGATTGGATGATGCCATAGCCCGATCCGAGCGGGTCTAGCGAGGGGTCGAGGAACACCATGAGCCGCCGCCTCTGGTACTCCTTGAGCAGGTGCCAGAGCACCGGAAACAGCAGGCACGCGCCCGCCGAGAGCCCGGCGAGGTCCCGGCGGCGCGCGCCCCCCGCGTACAGCATCCCCGCGAAGATCGCGCCGTACACGAGCGCGGTCCCGAGGTCGGGCTGGCGGAAGATGAGGAACATCGGCAGCGCGACGTGCCCGAGAAACGGCAGCAGGTCGCGGATCGATCGGTACGGTCCGGGCCGGTCGGCCATGTGCTTCGCCAGCGTGATGACGATCGCGAGCTTCGCGATCTCCGACGGCTGGAACTGTCCCAGCGGTCCGAGGGGGATCCAGCGCTGCGCGCCGAGGCTGCTGCGGCCCACGACCAGCACCGCGGCGAGTATCCCGAGGTTCGCCACGTACAGCCAGCGCGACGCGGACGCGAGCGTGCGGTAGTCGACCGCTATCAGCACGATCCCGACGCCGACGCCGATGACGATGTGGAGCAACTGGCTGCGGGTGTACAGAAACGGATGCGGGGAGGATCGGGTGGTGCTGTACACCATGAGCAGTCCAAACGCGACGAGCGCCGCCGTCGTACCAATCAGGATCGGATCGAGGTTGCGCGCCAGGCGCCGAGTCCGCGCGGCGCGCGCGCTCACAGATCCCGGCGCGGTGACGGCGGCCGTGCCCACGGCACTCATGGCTTGGGGTCTCCGGCCGGCGGAGCGGCGGGCGTGAGACCGAACGCGGTTTCCAGCACGCGCTGCACAATGGGTCCGGCGAACTCGGCCCCGTAGCCCGCGTTCTCGACCATGGCGATGACCACCAGCGTCGGGTGGTCGGCCGGCGCGTAGCCAACGAACCACGCGTACGGCTTGCCGTGTGCGCTCTCCGCGGTCCCCGTTTTGCCCGCGACGGCGAGGCCAGGAATCTGAATCGAGGTGGCGGTTCCGCGCGTCACGACCGCGGACAACCCGGCCCGGAGGACGGACAGCGTCTGCGGGCTGAGCGGCACGTCGCCCGCCGGCGGCGGCGAGATCTTCTGAATGACCTGGCCCGACGGCGTACGAATTTCCACGGCGATGTGCGGGGTCACGAGCGTCCCGCCGTTCGCCACCGCGGCGATCATCCGGGCCGCCTGCATCGGTGTCACGAGCACATACCCCTGCCCCACCGCGGTGTTGAGCGTGTCCCCGGCGTACCACGGTTCACGGTAGACGCGGCGTTTCCACGCCGGATCGGGCACGACGCCGGCGATCTCGTCAGGTAGGTCGACGCCCGTGCGAGCGCCGAGCCCGTACAGGTGCGCGTACTCGGAAATGTGCTCGGGCCCGACCGACCGCGAGATCGTCCAGAACACCACGTTTGACGACACCGCGATCGCATTCAGGAAGTTCAGATGACCGAACGCTTCGTTTTGGTTGTCGTGGAAGATCCGCCCGCCGAGGTTGTAGTAGCCCGGATCGTAGAACTCGGTGTCGGCCGTCACGACGCCGAGCTGCAACGCCGCCGATGCGGTCACGATCTTGAACACCGACCCGGTCGGGTAGCCGGCCTGGACCGCGCGGTCGATCAACGGTTGGCGGGGGTCGCGCAACAACGCGCTCCAAGCCGCCGCGGGGATCCCCGCCGAGAACAAGTTCGGGTCGAGCGCGGGGTGACTCGCGAACGCCTCAACGGTACCGGTCGCGGGGTCCATCGCCACGACGGCGCCCGGCCGGTCTCCGAGCGCGGCCTCCGCGGCCTGCTGCATCGGCAGGTCGATTCCGAGCACCAGGGTGTCCCCCGGCACGGCCGGGATCGTCTGAAGCGTCCGCGACAACCGGCCCATCGCGTCGACCTCGGCGCGGAGCTCGCCGTTGCGCCCGCGGAGGTAGCGGTCGTAGACCCGTTCCACCCCCGCCTTGCCGATCAGTTCGCCGGGTTCGTATCCGTCGGCCCGCAACTGGCGGAGGTCGGCGTCGCTGATCTCGCCGAGATAGCCGAGCAGATGGCCGGCGAGATCGTGGTACAGGTACTCCCGCACGGGCTCGACCTCCACGAGGACGCCAGGCAGATCCATCCGGCTCTCCTCGACGGCGGCGACGACCGTCTTCGGCACGTCACGACGCAACCGCACGGGCTGGAACGGCTGGCCTCGCGACGCGGTGAACCGCTGCCAGACGTCCCCGGGATCGAGGCCCAGCAAGCGGGCGATCTCTGGGATCTCCTGCTGCGGATTGACGACCTCGGTGGGCATCAGCGCCACGGTGAACGCGGGACGGTTCGCGACGAGCGGCCGACCGGACCGGTCGACGATGAGCCCGCGCGGCGCGGCGAGTGTCGTGACGCGCAGACGGTTTTCCTCCGCGAGACGGGAGAAGTAGTCGCCCTGCACGACCTGCACCTGCCAGAGGCGGACGGCCAGCACGGCGAGGAGGCCGGCGACTACGGCGAACAGGACGACGAGGCGCCGCTCGAAGCTCTCGCGGTCCATCTAGCGATCCCCCCGGCGGTCCGGAGGCGCACACCACAACTTCGCCCCCGGACGGTTCGGGGCGGGATCGGGGACGACCGTCATGGCCCGGCGGGCGCTCACGCCCGTCCGGACGGTCCGGGGCACCCCCGGCAGGGTCCACCACGCCACACGGTGCCTCAACGTCGATAGACAGGTTCCGGCGCGGAGCTCGGGGTCGGTCACCGCGGTCGTTCGGAGAGCCGCTGCAACGCCCCGTCGAGCCGGCGGAGCCATTGGAAAACCGGAATTGCAATCATACCATTATAACATGCCGCCAGCGCCGTGACGCGAACCGCCTCCGTCAGGGGCACGTTGAGCACGCTCACCATGTGACCGGCGCCGATCCACACCGCATACCGCACGATGGTCAGCGTGAACGCGGCGATCGCGGGCAGCCAGAGGTCCTCCAGGTAAAGCCGCCCCTCGCCGAGCCCCGCCCCGAACCCGGCGCAGAGGTTGCCGAGCATTCCAAGCCCCAGCGGCACCCCGGTCACCACGTCCTGCATCAGCCCAGCGGCCGCGCCGGCGACGGCGCCCTCGATCGGGCCGTGCAGCAGGCCGACCGACACCACGAGGACGAGGAGCGGGTCGACGGCCGCGCCCCCGGGCCGGATATCGCTCAACCATGTGACTTCAAGCGCCAGCGCGGCGAGCGCCAGAATGCCGTAGGCGACGAACCGCGTCATCGCGCGACCTGTTCGCCACCTCGGACGACAATCAGCAACTCCTCCAGATGGGCGAGGTCGGCGGAGGGACGCACCAGCGCCTCCTGAAACATGTCGCCGGCGGCGTGGGTGACCCCGATCACAGTGCCGACGACGAGACTGCGCGGATAGATCTGTCCGAGCCCGGACGTGACGATCTGGTCTCCGGGCTGCACGTCCGCGTCGCGGGCGAGGTACTTCAGGTGCAGCACGGGGTAGCCCTGGCCCTCTACGACGCCGGCTTCGCGCGAACGGACCACGAGGACGCCGACGGCGCTCCGCGGATCCGGGAGGAGCAGTACGCGTGACCACGTCAGCCCGGTCTCGATCACGTGCCCCACCAAGCCGTCGCTGGTGACGACGGGATCGTTCCGCCGGACGCCCGTGAGCGTGCCGCGGTCGACGAGCACCGTGGAGAACCAGTCGCTCGGCTCGCGGCCGATCACCCGAGTCGCCACGGTCTGGTACGGCTGGTGCTCCTTGAAGCCGAGCAGCGCTCCGAGCCGCGCGTTCTCCTGCGCGGCCGGGCGGAGTCCGGCGTTCTCCTCGCGCAACTGCCCGACCTCGGCGCGGAGACGCGCGTTCTCGGTGCGCAGGGCCCCGATCTCATTCAGAAGCGACCACGCGCCGGACACCGCGCCGCCAATCCGCGACAGCACCGTGGCGGCCGGCGCAAGCGCGAACTCCACGGCCTCGCCCACCCACCCCACCCGGCGGCGGTCGGGCGTCCGCACCTGCTCGGTCAAGACGGCGAGCGCGACGACGCTCAGCGTCAAGAACACGATGAGCCGTCGGTGGCGGAGCAGCGCGGACGAGAACACGCTGTGGCCTACATCCGCTTGCTCGTGACCAGGACTTTCTTGAGCGTCTCGATCTCTTCGAGCGCGCGCCCGGTCCCGAGCACGACGCTGCTGAGGGGGTCGTCGGTGATCATCACCGGCATGCCGGTCTCCTCGCCGAGTAGCCGGTCGAGCCCGCGGAGCAGCGCGCCGCCTCCCGCCATGATGATACCGCGGTCCACGATGTCCGCGGCCAGTTCCGGCGGGGTTCGCTCCAAGGTCATCTTCACCGCCTCGACGATGGCCGCGATCGGCTCCGCCATCGCCTCGCGGATCTCCGTCCCGGTCATCCGCACCGTCCGCGGGAGTCCCGACACCAAATCCCGCCCCCGGACTTCGATCGACTGGTCCTCCTTCTGCGGGTACGCGGAGCCGATCTTGATCTTGATATCCTCGGACGTGCGCTCACCGATCAAAAGGTTGTACGCCTTCCGCGCGTATTGAATAATCGATTCGTCCATCTCGTCACCGGCGACCCGGATGCTGCGGGCGGTCACGATGCCGCCGAGCGCAATCACGGCGACCTCGGTCGTCCCGCCTCCGATATCGACGACCATGCTCCCCACCGGCTCCGACACGGGAAGCCCCGCGCCGATCGCGGCGGCCATCGGTTCCTCGATCAGGTACGCTTCCCGCGCGCCGGCTTGGAGCGTCGCGTCGATCACGGCGCGCTTCTCCACCTCGGTGACGCCACTCGGAATCCCAACGATCACCCGGGGCCGCAACAGACTCCGCCCCCGGAGGCCGCGCTTGATGAAGTACGACAGCATCGAGGCGGTCGTGTCGAAGTCGGCGATCACGCCGTCTCTGAGCGGGCGGGTCGCGATGATGTCTCCGGGCGTGCGGCCGATCATCTTCTTGGCCTCGTCGCCGACGGCCAGCACCTCGCCGCCGTCCACCCTCCGCGCGACCACGGACGGCTCCCGCAGCACGATCCCCTCCCGCCGCACGTACACCAGGGTGTTGGCGGTCCCGAGGTCCACTCCCATGTCGCGGGTGAACCGGCCGAACAAGCCGTTGAAGATCATTCCCTCACGCTCCTCTCGGGCCCCCCGCTGGCCCGGCCCCCCTCTTCCGCGGCGCGCGCGGCGCTCCCGGCGCCGGGTCGAACGGACCACCCCGCTCGCGGAGGCTCACGTACCGACCGTCCCCGACGATCAGGTGGTCCAGCACGGGAATCCCCATCAGCCGCCCGGCTCGGCACAGCCGCGCGGTCAGCGCCAGGTCGGATCGGCTCGGTGCCGGATCGCCCGATGGATGATTATGCACCAAAATCACCGCCGCAGCGCCTCCGCGGACGGCGGCCCGAAACACCTCCCGGGGATGGACCGGGGAGCTCGCCAACCCGCCCCGCGTCAGCTCCACCCGGTCGATCACCTCGTGCCGCGTATTGAGTAGCAGCACCCAACATTGCTCCGTCTCGCAGAACCGCAACGCGTCGACAACCAGCGCCGCCGCGTCGGCAGGTCGGCGCACGACCGGCCGCGTCCGCGGCGGCAGTGCCCGCAACCGGCGCCCCAACTCGAACGCAGCTAGGAGGTGGAGGGCTTTAACCTCGCCCACGCCGGGCGTCCTGCACAACTCGACCGGCGTGGCGCCGGCGAGGCGATCCAGCGTCCCATGGTTCCCCAAGAGGGCGGCCGCGACCTCCAGGGCACCGTGGTCGCGGAAACCCGTACGGAGAAGAACGGCGAGCAACTCCGCGCTGCTGAGCGCGCCGGCGCCGTGCCGCAGCAGCCGCTCACGAGGACGGATCTCCTCGGGGAGATCCACGATCCGGCGTCGTCGCTCACGCAGCGCAGCACCCGAGAGCCCGAGATCGCAGACCCCCGGCCGGCCCGTCACGACCGGCGAGCCCGCGCGATGGAACGACAACGGGGCAAGGTCGGCGTGTGAACGCGCGCCGCCCTCACCCCCTCAACCCCTACCCCCCGCGCTCATAGCGCGCGGAACAAGTAGATCGCGACGATTATACCAACCACGATCGCAACGTTCAATCGGACCGTCAGCCCGAGCGTGATCGTGAAGACACGGAGGTCCAGCGTGACGGGAGGGTCCACGCCAAACGCCACCGAGTGACCGATCGGCGCCAGATACGTAAACTGCCCGACGGCGTCGGCGAACACGCTGCCCAGCATGGCCCCCGCGATGATGATCACGACCAAGATCCACCACGGTTCGCGCGTCCGCTTGGCAACCGGTGCCACCCTTCACCCCCTCGCCCCACCCGACCGGCCAGCCCGACGACGGCCGACCGGCCGCCGTCGGGCAACGCAAAAGGGAGCGGCCCGCGACCGCTCCCCGGCCTCGCGTCCTCCACGCCCGAGGTCGCTTCGCCGCCCCCTCCGAGCCCGCGACCTCGCCGGTCAGCTCTTCTCCCCGGCGCTTTTGTCTGATGTCGACGACTTCGGGTCCTCGGGCTTCGTCGCGTCCTTAAACTCGCGCATGGCCTTCCCCACCGCTCCGCCGAGGCCCGCGAGCCGGCTCGGTCCAAACA includes:
- the rsfS gene encoding ribosome silencing factor, with translation MEARRKALLAADAAESKLAGDVLVLDLQEHSPVTDFFVIGSGSNRVQIKAITEAVEEALEAAGERARRAEGRRDGRWVLLDFGDVVVHIFEPREREFYNLERLWGDAPVVER
- the nadD gene encoding nicotinate-nucleotide adenylyltransferase, with the protein product MSRVGVMGGTFDPVHYGHLVTAGEARWQFGLDLVIFVPNRHPPHKDPHDVSGPEHRYLMTFLATVTNPRFLVSRMEIDRPGPSYTIDTIRELGREHPSDELYYITGADALGQILRGEWRDAEQLLRLCRFIGASRPGYYLDPAQVSASHHHVRPHLHNIHTMEIPAMAISSTDIRARVREGRPITYLVPEAVEQYIAKHNLYVEAPASLPKGAG
- the obgE gene encoding GTPase ObgE is translated as MFIDRARIFVKAGDGGNGCVAFRREKFVPKGGPSGGDGGRGGSVALRADTDLNTLLSFRYRRLFKAGRGAHGEGSARAGRSGRDLVIPVAPGTIVVDEATGDRLADLVAPGQEVIVAHGGRGGRGNTHFATSTRRAPREAEPGTPGEERWLLLELRLLADVGLVGLPNAGKSSLLVRISAARPKVADYPFTTTEPVLGVVPLPDAPGIVVADIPGLIEGAHRGAGLGHEFLRHIARTRVLVHVVDLSGSDPDAAVATVERELALHAPELTTRPVIVAGNKMDLPDARGRWERFAATMAARGREVVSISAATGEGVPALLRAVRSRLQAAPPRGAEEAAGVAENTPPGPGAAT
- the rpmA gene encoding 50S ribosomal protein L27, translated to MAHKKGGSSSRNGRDSNAQRLGIKRFAGETVSAGSVLVRQHGTRYLPGRNVGLGRDDTLFALASGVVRFERRGRDGRQVSVYPGDA
- the rplU gene encoding 50S ribosomal protein L21; the encoded protein is MYAVIDVGGKQVRVEAGQVVELDRVPADPGAEVTLGRVLMLVDGDTVTCGTPEVSGAGVTVTVLGHSRTRKLLVGKFRPKKHYRRRVGHRQPRSRVRVERITSGQGA
- a CDS encoding Rne/Rng family ribonuclease; amino-acid sequence: MAKEILANVDPFEVRVAVLEDGVLTGVLLERGDPLAGNVYKGRVASVLPGMEAAFVDIGLERNAFLHVADVRSNRIEAHGQGGEDLEDQIGRGPIAERLRVGQEILVQVTKEPRGSKGARATTYVALPGHYLVLMPTVTGIGVSRRIENEQERKRLRAIGERLRPEGMGLIVRTAAEGVDERDLADDVRFLLQLWSKVTERAAASRAPAVLYQDHGLIRRVVRDLFTGEVDRFVVDSPLEFERVRDLVGSFAPELRERVQFHGGPEPIFDAYGVEREIERALHRKVWLRSGGYLVFDRTEAATVIDVNTGKYVGKTDLASTILKTNLEAAQEIARQIRLRDIGGIILVDFIDMDAEKHRRRVLAALAEAVRADRTKVHVIDLTQLGLVEITRKRVYQDLEELMRMPCPYCEGRGRVLSPQSAGVRARRELRRAASTSRAKVLMAYVHPDVAAVLEEDAEWLRALGRESGKTIVVRSRPGMHLDRIAVAQGESAAAMERAEANGQGAKLGPVFWLDPIHGEGLDLPDDEPRESSVLRAVGEPASAGGGWFVRLWRRLGGAGGVPPAPPVGRPLPRDGRREHAEPNPAGVGRTPGR
- the rodA gene encoding rod shape-determining protein RodA, whose amino-acid sequence is MSAVGTAAVTAPGSVSARAARTRRLARNLDPILIGTTAALVAFGLLMVYSTTRSSPHPFLYTRSQLLHIVIGVGVGIVLIAVDYRTLASASRWLYVANLGILAAVLVVGRSSLGAQRWIPLGPLGQFQPSEIAKLAIVITLAKHMADRPGPYRSIRDLLPFLGHVALPMFLIFRQPDLGTALVYGAIFAGMLYAGGARRRDLAGLSAGACLLFPVLWHLLKEYQRRRLMVFLDPSLDPLGSGYGIIQSKIAVGSGMTWGKGLFAGTQNVLQFVPEHHTDFIFSVVGEELGFVGALLLLTLFLVWLWRGVRTAAVARDRFGALAAAGIVSMVAFHVFVNVGMTVGIMPITGIPLPFISYGGSALMTMLWATALLLNIGMRHQKIRF
- the mrdA gene encoding penicillin-binding protein 2 — protein: MDRESFERRLVVLFAVVAGLLAVLAVRLWQVQVVQGDYFSRLAEENRLRVTTLAAPRGLIVDRSGRPLVANRPAFTVALMPTEVVNPQQEIPEIARLLGLDPGDVWQRFTASRGQPFQPVRLRRDVPKTVVAAVEESRMDLPGVLVEVEPVREYLYHDLAGHLLGYLGEISDADLRQLRADGYEPGELIGKAGVERVYDRYLRGRNGELRAEVDAMGRLSRTLQTIPAVPGDTLVLGIDLPMQQAAEAALGDRPGAVVAMDPATGTVEAFASHPALDPNLFSAGIPAAAWSALLRDPRQPLIDRAVQAGYPTGSVFKIVTASAALQLGVVTADTEFYDPGYYNLGGRIFHDNQNEAFGHLNFLNAIAVSSNVVFWTISRSVGPEHISEYAHLYGLGARTGVDLPDEIAGVVPDPAWKRRVYREPWYAGDTLNTAVGQGYVLVTPMQAARMIAAVANGGTLVTPHIAVEIRTPSGQVIQKISPPPAGDVPLSPQTLSVLRAGLSAVVTRGTATSIQIPGLAVAGKTGTAESAHGKPYAWFVGYAPADHPTLVVIAMVENAGYGAEFAGPIVQRVLETAFGLTPAAPPAGDPKP
- the mreD gene encoding rod shape-determining protein MreD, which encodes MTRFVAYGILALAALALEVTWLSDIRPGGAAVDPLLVLVVSVGLLHGPIEGAVAGAAAGLMQDVVTGVPLGLGMLGNLCAGFGAGLGEGRLYLEDLWLPAIAAFTLTIVRYAVWIGAGHMVSVLNVPLTEAVRVTALAACYNGMIAIPVFQWLRRLDGALQRLSERPR
- the mreC gene encoding rod shape-determining protein MreC gives rise to the protein MFSSALLRHRRLIVFLTLSVVALAVLTEQVRTPDRRRVGWVGEAVEFALAPAATVLSRIGGAVSGAWSLLNEIGALRTENARLRAEVGQLREENAGLRPAAQENARLGALLGFKEHQPYQTVATRVIGREPSDWFSTVLVDRGTLTGVRRNDPVVTSDGLVGHVIETGLTWSRVLLLPDPRSAVGVLVVRSREAGVVEGQGYPVLHLKYLARDADVQPGDQIVTSGLGQIYPRSLVVGTVIGVTHAAGDMFQEALVRPSADLAHLEELLIVVRGGEQVAR